From the genome of Gracilinanus agilis isolate LMUSP501 chromosome 2, AgileGrace, whole genome shotgun sequence, one region includes:
- the MFAP3 gene encoding microfibril-associated glycoprotein 3 has protein sequence MKPHYCLFTLVVYAFIPTAFFLNDVEYNRTIAVEANHTTYNGSFHPTFETLSNTHTSGNFVIAKEGTSVLIQCLLTTSHYEDILWYNSKGPLPDQERGGGKWLIFRNYLNITNVTFDDRGLYTCLITSPVYYSYSVTLRVIFTSGDMSIYYMIVCLIAFTITLILNITRLCMMSSHLRKTEKAINEFFRTEGAEKLQKAFEIAKRIPIITSAKTLELAKVTQFKTMEFARYIEELARSVPLPPLILNCRAFVEEMFEAVRVDDPDDMGERIKERPALSAQDGIYVITSDIGRSNSPEGDSEDGSLNEQGQEIAVQVSVHLQSETQSIGTASQNSCHSNASEDLGSPELNSNCKDGASES, from the exons ATGAAGCCACACTACTGCTTGTTCACTTTGGTGGTGTATGCTTTTATTCCTACTGCATTTTTCCTGAATGATGTAGAATACAACAGAACAATAGCAGTAGAAGCAAATCACACTACTTACAATGGCTCCTTTCACCCAACTTTTGAAACCTTATCTAATACCCACACAAGTGGTAATTTCGTCATAGCCAAAGAGGGGACCAGTGTTTTGATTCAGTGTCTTCTCACCACCAGCCATTATGAAGACATTCTTTGGTACAATTCCAAAGGGCCATTGCCTGATCAAGAAAGAGGAG GTGGAAAATGGTTGATCTTCAGAAACTACCTGAATATCACCAATGTAACCTTTGATGACCGTGGTCTCTATACCTGTCTAATCACTTCTCCAGTCTATTACTCTTATTCTGTCACCCTAAGAGTTATCTTCACTTCGGGAGATATGAGCATCTACTACATGATTGTATGCCTGATTGCCTTCACAATAACTCTCATCTTGAATATTACACGACTGTGCATGATGAGTAGCCACCTTCGAAAGACTGAgaaagccatcaatgaattcttTAGGACAGAAGGCGCAGAGAAGCTTCAGAAGGCCTTTGAGATTGCCAAACGGATTCCCATCATTACTTCAGCCAAGACCCTAGAACTGGCCAAAGTTACACAGTTTAAGACCATGGAGTTTGCCCGATATATAGAGGAACTGGCAAGAAGCGTTCCTCTCCCACCTCTCATTCTTAATTGTAGGGCATTTGTAGAGGAGATGTTTGAAGCAGTGAGGGTGGATGATCCTGATGACATGggagaaagaatcaaagaaagaccAGCATTAAGCGCCCAAGATGGTATCTATGTCATCACTTCAGATATTGGGCGTAGTAATTCCCCAGAAGGAGATTCAGAGGATGGCTCTCTGAATGAGCAGGGCCAGGAGATAGCAGTTCAAGTTTCTGTTCATCTTCAGTCGGAAACTCAAAGCATTGGTACAGCTTCTCAAAACAGCTGTCATTCCAATGCATCTGAAGATTTAGGATCTCCTGAACTCAACTCTAACTGCAAAGATGGAGCATCTGAAAGTTAA